A window of Candidatus Niyogibacteria bacterium contains these coding sequences:
- a CDS encoding O-antigen ligase family protein, protein MEGLIGHLHLFAYFLVLISVLKAGRDWRWFFYVLAGSGAAMAFYGWLQYFGAAAISSQSGPRVDGTFGNASYLAIFMVFQAFLAFYFFLKSRQNWLKIIFAALFILEAPIIIFTSTRGAILGFLGGLFLSALFLIIFSENKRVKTAAIAAAGAIILFVGLFWIFKDSDFIRNNYILVRFSDISFQEGTVESRFTIWKMSFKGFKEHPILGWGIENYNLVFNKYYDPVMWKQEPWFDRSHNVIFDWLISSGLFGLLAYLGIFASTLYILWRKYVKDSMFSAEAIVFTGLFAAYFFHNLFVFDNLISYYMFFSILGFIHFQFQESQDEKNININENISKEVSLGLGQMLGIFAVFIVLLFSLYFANLKPVLANRALLDTLKDISIKGQDADAILKDFDKVFAYQTFGTGEAREQLSGYTNDIIKINLPNEVKIKVVNKSIEEMLKQVAENPEDARGYIFLSALYSDVGKQNEALAVLNKALELSPKKQQIYFLAADVYMALNQNDKAMKAMQLAYDFDQNNTAAAEGLAITAIVAGKPEYAEELLLKHFNAVIIGDQKFVNAYARVGNFARVKDIWLLIIEKEPNNAQYRVNLAATYLQLNERTKAVKELEKAIELNPDFKGQGEYFIKEIKAGRNP, encoded by the coding sequence ATGGAGGGTTTAATCGGCCATTTGCACCTTTTTGCTTATTTTTTGGTTTTAATCAGCGTTTTAAAAGCCGGGCGCGATTGGCGCTGGTTTTTCTATGTTTTAGCCGGTTCCGGCGCGGCTATGGCTTTTTACGGCTGGCTGCAGTATTTTGGCGCAGCCGCCATTTCTTCACAGAGCGGACCGCGCGTTGACGGAACTTTTGGCAATGCTTCCTATCTGGCGATTTTTATGGTTTTTCAGGCGTTTTTGGCGTTTTATTTTTTCTTAAAATCTCGGCAAAATTGGCTAAAAATTATTTTTGCCGCGCTTTTTATTCTGGAAGCGCCGATCATAATTTTTACTTCAACGCGGGGCGCGATTCTTGGTTTTTTGGGCGGATTGTTTTTGTCAGCTTTGTTTTTGATTATTTTTTCAGAAAATAAGCGGGTTAAAACTGCGGCAATCGCGGCGGCCGGCGCGATTATTTTATTTGTCGGCCTTTTTTGGATTTTTAAAGATTCGGATTTTATCAGAAACAATTACATTCTTGTCCGTTTCAGCGATATTTCTTTTCAGGAAGGAACCGTTGAATCTCGTTTTACCATTTGGAAAATGTCTTTTAAAGGATTTAAAGAACATCCGATTTTAGGTTGGGGAATTGAAAATTATAATTTGGTTTTCAATAAATATTATGATCCGGTTATGTGGAAGCAGGAACCATGGTTTGACCGTTCGCACAATGTGATTTTTGACTGGCTTATTTCCAGCGGCTTATTCGGCCTTTTGGCGTATCTCGGCATTTTTGCCAGCACTCTTTATATTCTTTGGCGTAAATATGTTAAAGATTCAATGTTTAGCGCGGAGGCGATAGTTTTTACCGGCCTTTTCGCCGCTTATTTTTTTCATAATCTCTTTGTTTTTGACAATTTAATTTCTTATTATATGTTTTTTTCCATTTTAGGATTTATTCATTTTCAATTTCAAGAATCTCAAGATGAAAAAAATATAAATATAAATGAAAATATCTCAAAGGAAGTTTCTTTAGGATTAGGCCAAATGCTCGGCATCTTCGCGGTTTTTATTGTTCTTCTTTTTTCTCTTTATTTTGCCAATCTTAAACCGGTTCTCGCTAATCGCGCTCTTTTAGACACTCTAAAAGACATAAGTATTAAAGGACAAGATGCAGATGCTATTCTAAAGGACTTTGATAAAGTTTTTGCTTATCAGACATTTGGCACCGGTGAAGCCAGAGAACAATTATCCGGTTATACTAATGATATTATAAAGATTAATCTGCCGAATGAAGTAAAAATTAAAGTTGTCAATAAAAGTATAGAAGAAATGCTAAAGCAAGTGGCGGAAAATCCTGAAGACGCGCGCGGCTATATCTTTTTATCCGCGCTTTACAGTGATGTCGGAAAACAAAATGAAGCGCTCGCGGTTTTAAATAAAGCGCTGGAACTTTCTCCAAAGAAACAGCAAATATATTTCTTGGCGGCCGATGTTTATATGGCTTTAAATCAGAATGATAAGGCGATGAAAGCCATGCAACTTGCTTATGATTTTGACCAAAACAATACCGCGGCTGCCGAAGGTTTGGCTATTACCGCGATTGTCGCCGGTAAGCCGGAATATGCCGAAGAACTTCTTTTAAAGCATTTTAACGCTGTTATTATCGGGGATCAAAAATTTGTTAACGCTTACGCTCGCGTCGGAAATTTCGCCCGGGTTAAAGATATTTGGCTTTTAATCATAGAAAAAGAGCCAAATAACGCCCAGTACCGCGTTAATCTCGCCGCTACTTATCTGCAATTAAATGAACGAACCAAAGCTGTTAAAGAACTGGAAAAAGCCATTGAATTAAATCCTGATTTTAAAGGACAAGGAGAATATTTTATTAAGGAAATAAAGGCCGGAAGAAATCCATAA
- a CDS encoding peptidoglycan-binding protein, with translation KGMSHSDVKRLQQFLNSDPDTKITSSGIGSPGNETEYFGSLTEKAVQKFQEKHSLAKPGDVGYGFVGPKTRVKLEEIYSQGTTAPSASSAVPAGTSAQEAALKAQLDNLQKQLNEMLKKLNASQ, from the coding sequence AAAGGAATGAGCCATTCCGATGTTAAGCGCCTTCAACAGTTCTTAAACTCTGATCCTGACACTAAGATTACTTCTTCGGGCATTGGTTCTCCGGGAAACGAAACCGAATATTTCGGTTCTCTCACGGAAAAAGCGGTTCAGAAATTTCAGGAAAAACACAGTTTAGCCAAACCAGGCGATGTTGGCTATGGTTTTGTCGGGCCAAAGACCAGAGTAAAATTGGAAGAAATTTATAGCCAGGGGACAACTGCGCCTTCAGCGTCTTCGGCTGTTCCGGCCGGAACTTCCGCTCAAGAAGCTGCGCTTAAAGCCCAGTTGGATAATCTTCAAAAACAGCTCAATGAAATGCTGAAAAAATTAAATGCTTCACAATAA